The Amblyomma americanum isolate KBUSLIRL-KWMA chromosome 5, ASM5285725v1, whole genome shotgun sequence genome window below encodes:
- the LOC144132878 gene encoding uncharacterized protein LOC144132878, whose protein sequence is MGFAKWVVATVLLVLMSTAVSAQEESCNFLDEHLERAINSFIEKLPQERPETVEQGAEPPEGLNLIEFKFVNLNTLRPFGPFLTFCRNGSKFVQFDLVNRRPLFLIGSFSGNDSKTHRMESRALLVRLTAQFEVEGSKEDVKLHPTVNLPVSMVGVSMVLKSVDTEKNEELFIGLARPSFLRSLWHGMLFSELEKLFAEILPKK, encoded by the exons TGGCGACTGTCCTGCTGGTGCTAATGTCCACTGCCGTTTCAGCACAAGAAG AAAGCTGCAATTTTCTTGACGAGCACCTGGAACGCGCCATCAACTCGTTCATCGAGAAACTTCCCCAGGAGCGCCCCGAAACAGTCGAACAGGGCGCCGAACCACCGGAAGGCTTGAACCTCATAGAGTTCAAGTTCGTTAACCTGAATACGCTGCGTCCCTTCGGTCCTTTCTTGACCTTCTGCCGCAACGGAAGCAAATTCGTCCAGTTCGACCTCGTGAATAGAAGGCCTCTTTTCCTCATCGGTAGCTTCTCTGGTAACGACAGCAAGACTCATCGAATGGAGAGCCGGGCGCTGCTGGTGCGGTTAACGGCCCAGTTTGAAGTGGAAGGTTCCAAAGAAGACGTCAAGCTGCATCCCACAGTCAACCTGCCCGTTTCCATGGTTGGGGTGAGCATGGTGTTGAAGAGCGTGGACACTGAGAAGAACGAGGAGCTCTTCATCGGGCTTGCGCGGCCAAGCTTCCTTCGGAGTCTGTGGCATGGAATGCTCTTCTCGGAGCTTGAAAAGCTGTTTGCTGAAATACTgccaaagaaataa
- the LOC144132877 gene encoding uncharacterized protein LOC144132877, whose product MMKIPVTAAVLLLATGSALAIPKTIGPEDGCNFSGLDLDNMVNAIVSQLPPEYSQPDKKPEEIIPGVFLGTIVYTGLDRMRQYGPALGYCRNGSRLVQVDLDTGDDVVVAFTPWKTCAGQEGRLSSHATARVTVTFKVVDASADSNDIGFKLIHHSGPSPVSIEGVSMYLDGAGELLGNAVTMLCDLFPQRPREFWRNMFTWRLRTILREISGLPS is encoded by the exons ATGATGAAGATTCCTGTTACAGCAGCTGTTCTGCTTCTGGCCACTGGGTCTGCCCTCGCGATTCCGAAAACCATAGGACCGGAAG ATGGATGCAATTTTTCCGGCTTGGATCTTGATAATATGGTCAACGCCATCGTAAGCCAGCTGCCTCCTGAATATTCGCAACCGGATAAAAAGCCCGAGGAGATCATTCCCGGCGTGTTCCTCGGTACTATCGTGTACACGGGCCTGGACAGGATGAGGCAGTATGGTCCGGCACTGGGCTACTGCCGTAACGGTTCAAGACTTGTTCAAGTGGATTTGGACACCGGAGATGACGTAGTAGTGGCTTTCACGCCTTGGAAGACTTGCGCCGGACAGGAAGGCAGGCTCTCCTCACACGCCACAGCCAGGGTTACCGTCACATTCAAG GTTGTGGACGCCAGCGCTGACTCAAATGATATCGGCTTCAAGCTTATCCACCACAGCGGACCAAGCCCGGTTTCCATAGAAGGCGTGTCCATGTACCTAGACGGTGCGGGAGAGTTGTTGGGAAACGCTGTCACAATGCTTTGCGATCTGTTCCCTCAGCGGCCTAGAGAATTCTGGCGCAACATGTTTACCTGGAGACTCCGGACCATTCTGAGGGAAATATCTGGTCTTCCAAGTTGA